AGGTTTTGTTTGTATCCTATGCACTGCACTTCTTGCATCCTATATTGTTGGGTTGGGGATTTGACTCAACTTAGAGGGCACGTGACTTGCAGGTAGAAGGCCATGGATTTGAATCCACTGGATGGTGGCTTTTCTTGAAACATGCCATTCTCAAATCTTATATTGCTGGAGGTGAACAATTTCCCAGACAAAAGACTGAATATCCCAGGGTATCTTTCAAACCTTTGTGGGAACGATTTGCAGCAGAAAAGCAGCAGCAGCCACTAGGGCGAGCACTGGTTGTTGGCTTTCAGTTGTGGCAGTCTAGAGTAGGAGGACGTGCGACCGAGACGCCGGCCTCCGGGGCTGCTAGAGCGGCCGCGATGGTAACAGGAACTTCCGGGGCGGAGCCCCTCTCCTGTCCCCTCCCGCGGCGAGGGCGGGTATGTGGGCCGCTGGCCACGTGCGGCTTCGCAGCATCTCGGCGGCGACTTCCGCCATCTGGGGCCGCTGCCTGAGGCAGGGGGCGGCCATGGCCAAGAGCAAATTCGAGTACGTGCGGGACTTCGAGGCCGACGACACCTGCTTGCCCCACTGCTGGGTGGTGGTGCGGCTGGACGGCAGAAACTTCCACCGGTGAGTGGCGCCGGGCGGGGCCTCGTGGCGCGCCGGCTCTGGGGGCCGCTTCCGCCTTGGCACTGGCCTCCCCACTCCCCCCCCGCATCGTTGCCGGGCAACGCGGCAGCCAATGAGCGCGCCGCTCTGCGCGTCCCCCGCTGATGCCGGAAGGAGCGGCGAGCGGGAAAGCGCTGGGGTACTACTTAAACGGGCCCAGTAGTCGACTGCGGGAGCTTGGGGCACTGGCTGGACACGATGCACCCGGCACCATCGCCACCCACGCCGACTTCGGTTCTTCTCCAGTTGCTCAGCTAATGAATTAGCTACCATCTATCTGGTCCTGTTCAGAGGCCTGCTCGCACCTTGCTTGGCAGCAACTTACGTGTTCTTGCATCAATGGCCAATAACAGGCCGCCTGTATCGGCtacaggagaggaagaggaggaggagggagtgtTAACAGAATGTCGGAAATGCATAGAGAGTGAGGCTTTAATAATAAGTATAGTCactccatattttaatttttatttttttagagagagagaaatgtatgtatttctggttttggggtcacacccagcagcgctcaggggttactcctgcctccaagctcagaaattgctcctggcagactcgggggaccatatgggatgccgggattcgaaccaatggccttctgcatgaaaggtaaacgccttacctccatgctatctctccagcccgaaataaaatatttaaaaaatttcccaCGTTACCCTAAACTCCAGTCTGCAGAACACACTTCAGGCAGCAAGCTGCTCGATGAAGGTTTGGGAACGAAAgagtcatctttttatttttaagggacCAGATAtagtagttttattattattattattatttgttttagtgttggggccacacttggcagtgctcagggcttactcctggctctacattcagaaattgttcctggaggtacttggggaaGCCTATGGCGATGCCTGGGATAGATAGGAACCTGGTTGGACAAGTGTAAGGccagtattatttctctgccccaACACCCCAAATAGTATGTTTgaaaagagccacttggactcgtTTCCGGAGGGGAAAAAATACCTGGGAGCCACAAAACCATCCAGACATTTAAAATCAATATAacactgcatacattgtttcttatcttaatgctatatacaggatcgtGCAGTTAGCTGTCCAtctgaagaaaaaagaacttttttactTAACAAtgtgtaaaacatatatttgtgcaaattaatagccaattaaaataattaCGTGATACTGCTCCCCGCATCGGCCctgcaaagcttcaaaagagcggcattcatggccagagagatagcatggaggtagagcatctgccttgcatgcagaaggacggtggttctaatcccggcattccatatggtcccctgagcctgccaggagcaatttctgagaatagagcaaggagtgtgattcccccccccacccaaacaaaaaagaccagcaTGTACCCCTGtctagactttttgttttgttttggggtcccaaaaacccactcaggtgttactcctggctctgcgatcagaaattgcccctggcaggcacggggcaattactggatttgaaccactgtctgtcctgggtaagctgATTGCTAGGCAGTTTCCCTACCACTTATAGCTCTGGCCCAGCTCCTTtctaggaaaagaggaagaggaaacatGACACTCTGCTGTCTCTTTTCCTCAGGTGATTGGGGCAAGAAacaccccccttcccccccccccccccccccccccccgagttcCTAAAGAAACTGGTTGTGGCTGACAGGAGGTTTAGGGTGGGTTCTTTAAATAGCCTCTGCCAATCCTGTGTTAATGAAGTGCTCTTTTACATCCCTGTTCTTTTCCGTCTTTGCTTTCCTTTCTGAAGGTTTGCTGAGAAGCACAATTTTGCGAAGCCTAATGATAGCCGAGCTCTCTATCTAATGACCAAGTGTGCCCAGACTGTAATGGAGGAACTGGAGGATATTGTGATTGCATACGGACAGAGTGACGAGTACAGCTTTGTGTTCAAGCGCAAGAGCAATTGGTTTAAAAGAAGAGCCAGGTAATTCCTGGGCCttgcattttgataatatttccaGCCAGCCTCTgtttttagcttttttgtttgtttgtttgtttgttttggggccacgcctcgcagtgctcaggggttactcctgggctctgtgctcagaaattgctcctggaaggcttgggtgaccatatggtatgccaggaatcgaaccagatctgtcccaggtcaaccatgtgcaaggcaaatgtcttaccgctatGCTATGTCTTCGGCCTCTGGTTTCTGCTTTAGTAGAATTAGCAATTATTGGTGGTATGTATGGAACTTGCATGGGAAGTTTTTGTTCACATAATTTTACTTCCATTTGGAATCTGAGCATTGTATATGCTTCTGATTCCCCTTCATTCCCCATCACTTGGGCTTCTATAGAAGACTGAAATGTATTGAACTAGAAACAGAAATCTTagaatgtgggccagagagatatagtacagtaggtagggtacttttTTTGTATGTAGCCTGCCCTGGTTCAGtgtcacatggtcctccaagcctgctaaaagtgattcctgagtgcagaatcaggagcaagccctgagaaccatggggagtgactgaaaaaccaaaattaaaaaaacaaaaatttatattatgaCAGTGGTTGACTTTGGCCACTACTAGGCTATTAATGACAACATTGTTAGACTTTAGGAGGAAATTCATAAAGACGCATTTTAATTTGCTAGTATTTTCAAATGCCTAGGAAACAGTTTACATATTGGGTTGgtatggtgttttttgttttgttttgttttgtttttttgttttttgggtcacatccggcacgctcaggttattcctggttctgtgctctgaagttgctcctggccggcacggggaccatatgggatgccatgatttgaaccacACTGTCTGTTTGaattagttgtgtgcaaggcaaataaatgccttatcactgtactatctctctggttccctggGTGGTATGTTTTGAAAACAATATTCCCTTCCTcccaagatttaaaataaaaggcaaacaaaatatCATCTCTTGCACCAGAAATTTACATCAGATCCTATTAGAGTAAAATGTCCTAGTTGTTGCTTATAAGAAGGAGaggtatggggccgggcggtggcgctggaggtaaggtgcctgccttgcctgcctgcgctagcctaggacggaccgcggttcgatcccccggcgtcccatatggtcccccaagaagccaggagcaacttctgagcgcatagccaggagtaacccctgagcgtcgtcacagggtgtggcccaaaaaccaaaaaaaaaaaaaaaaaaaaaagagaggtatTATGCTGCAGACTCTCAATCCAGATATGTTTTTATAATCTCTCTGATATGCGTATTGGCTTTACCATGATACTGAATTAATgtcctgtgttttcttttttcttgctgcACCCAATGTGCCTTACTTTGCTAGTAAGTTCATGACTCACGTGGCCTCCCAGTTTGCCTCCAGCTATGTGTTTTATTGGCGGGATTTCTTTGAAGACCAGCCTCTTCTGTATCCTCCAGGCTTTGATGGAAGAGTTGTGGTGTATCCTAGCAACCAGATTTTAAAGGACTACCTCAGTTGGCGGCAAGCAGACTGTAAGTGAAACTGAGTAAACCACAAATTCCAAACTTCAAAGTGGTGGTCTTGCCCAGCATGTATCTGTTTAGAACATAGTATTCTAGATTTGTGTTTAGAGccacgcgcgcgcgcacgcacgcaggcacacacacacacacacacacacacacacacacacacacacacacacacacacacctatttttatttctttttttattgctcAAGAAAAGGCAGTTGAAATTAGATACTATTTGTAAACACTCACTAATTCCAGCTCTTAAAAAGTTTGGTAATACTAAGTTTAAATTTGCACCAAGTGTTCGACATGCTCCTGCATGCACTGCAGCCCACAGTCACCAGCACACACTCCTGCTGAGTTCCCTGGTCCTCCCTGGTGTATCCATTCTACTTCTATGTTTCTGTTCAGGCCTTGGTGGATACTGGAGttatggctcttgccttgcagactataaaataaataagacacatTTCTCATATATGTCTTGATTTTACTAGAATTTGGAGTGCAATAAAGCAAGCCACTTTGAAAGTACCCCTAAATTTATTGTATGCAGGAACAGATGTGTGAAACAGGTGACAAACAGCAAGGGAAAAGGTTAGGAAAAGGCTGATTTCTACTTGTCCTCATGCCTGCATGTCCCCTGTGGGCAACAGCTTGTTACCCAGGGTTCCCCTAAAGGCGGGATCAGTGAGGCCCTAGTGTTCTTTGCAGCATGGATGTTGAATGTAGATTTGGAATACACAGTGCTGTCTGTTCTCTCCACAGGCCACATCAACAATCTCTACAACACAGTATTCTGGGCACTTATACAGCAGTCTGGACTGACTCCGGTACAAGCCCAGGAGCGATTGCAGGTGCAGAACTCTggcctggtgacacttagggacATTTGTCTCTCTGTGCCCCCTGGCAGTGTGCTCTCTCTCGAAAATCTTTCCATTGTTTTCTGAAATAGGAACTGAAATCCTATAGGTAACAGCCTTATTGATGGTTTACTCTGAGGCCCTCAAGGAGTTTCTCCTCTCCATAGCCTTCAGCCTCTTTGGCTCAGCATTGCCCTGTGCTGGCACCTAGCTGGAAACGCACTCTCCGTGGCCCCCTATAACAAGGCTCACACTTTTCTGTCTGGTCAGCCTGCCTGGTCTGGGCTGCCCTGGCTTTGTCCCACATTTATGCCGGGTACCTCTAACTTCTTAGGGGAAGGGTAACAATGACCTCTTTATGGCTTTATGGCTTGAGGGTTCAGGAATGATCTACTTACCCCTTGATCATCCTTCTATATAATTCTTTCTTTGTTATCTAGTTCCTCTTAGGGAAGGTTGGTGAGGGGATATTAATCCCCAACTTGTAAGTGTGTGGTTAGAATTAAATGTTAGATATGAAACAAGGTATGCGGTAAAACACATTGTAAATACTTAATGAACACGGCATATGTAACCCGTATAACAGGACTGCTCATGGGCTGGCCACCCTGAAATGCCACATGATGCTGACAGTTCTGATTACAGTACCTAGATATATATAGTACTCACAGGAAGGCTGGTAGATTTACCCAGAACAGATTTGAGATGaggtttatatttttggtttgctttttggtcgttgtttttgcttgttttgggctagttatgctcagggcttactcctaactctgttcagatatcactcctggtggggctcagcgAATCTGgtgagtgccagggattaaattcgaGTTGGCTTTTAGTCCTCAACAGTTCATATATCTCTTAAGTGGAGGGACAGGTATGAGGGAGAAAGAACATCCATCCAAAGTGTGTGCAGAGAACTAAGTTCGCTGTTCCTCACTCTCCTCTCACCCTGTTACAGTtgtgacttgttttgtttttgtctttatagttttttattttggtttggtgtgCATTTTGCTAGAGAAGAGAACTGTATGAATTTGACAACAAGCAAGATTGGACCTGCTTTTAATTTACACACCCATTAGTGTCTCACAGATGTGTGGTCCAGGCCAACTGTTGCTTGATTTGTTGGTGGCTGTTGAGGTCAAAGAGGAACAGGCTGGGTTGGGAAAATGACACCTATTCCACCACTGATACCTGCTTGCATTTCCTCAGGGGACTCTTGCGGCAGACAAAAATGAGATTCTGTTTTCTGAATTCAACATCAACTATAACAATGAGCCGCTGATGTATAGGAAAGGAACGGTGTTGATATGGCAGAAGGTAATGAATGTTATTCCCCTCCACAGGGTCCTGTGACCCTGGCTGTAGTCACTGCTTCTCTTGAGTGCCTTGGAAAACGAGATGGCAGCTGTCATTATGGTAGCTCGTTTTGTCACTGGCTATAGGGATTTGGACTCTTCCTTCTGTAAAGAATCACagaaccggggccggagagatagcatggaggtaaggcgtttgcctctcatgcagaaggtcatcggttcgaatcccggcgtcccatatggtcccccatgcttgccaggagcgacttctgagcctggagccaggagtaacccctgagcactgccgggtgagacccaaaaaccaaaaaaaaaaaaaagaatcacagaacCTTAGAAgcagtataattatttttctgtgtcCTCAGCTCTCCTTAAGTCAAACAAAAGCCACTTTATCGTATTGGAGAGAGAATACCctgggctgacctggattcaatccttagcactgcatatggtccctgattacagaactaggagtaagtcctaagcatggccaggtgtgacccaaaaaccaaataataaatggactgtgaatataaaaatactatttgcactatctctttttaaaagtttctttttggggggagggggtcacacctggctgtgcccaaggcttactcctgactcaacactcagggatcactcctgctgtggctccagggaccatatgggtgttagggattgaacctgggtcagctgaatgcaatcaagtgccctacctgctgtaatatatcCCTGGTTCCTCAGACCATTTTAAAGAGATGTTCGCCCCCACTGGTTGTCTGGCACCGGCAAATAgacacatgcatgcacatgcatatatgcatatgatGCCACCATGGAACGGGGTGtccacacacagtcacacaggaCGTCACTGttgaagtcacacacacacacaaacacctctctctccccctctctccccctccctctctctctccccctctcaccccctccctccctccctccctccctcccttcttttccctctctccctttccctctccctctctccctttccctctccctccagcATTAGAAGCTAGATCTgaggattttattattttgggggtaaGTTCTCCACTGTCTCTGCTAATGACTACAATGTTCTGTAATAAGTCTATGCACTTACCTATATCCTTCATCCTACCAACATTTCCTCCACATCAGTTCCTGGGTGTAACATTTTCTCTACATTTATTTCCTCTGTGTAAAGTTTTTCTGGAAGGAAGAACACTTTAAGCATTAAAGTGGTGCTTAGCTCAAGTGACATCAGCTCTTTTACTggggtttcatttttttattttcagggatGAGGTTTTGGCTACATCCTTTGGGGCTCAAGTTATTCCTAGCACTGAAGCCTGTTAGGGCTCAGGATTATAtgtggtggtgctggggttttcACTTGGATTTGTCCAAATGAAGGTGCCTTACCTCCTATATGTGTCTGTTCCCTTCTATAGGGATTTTTAAGATACTTTTTAACTCAGATGCTCTCTACTGTGGTGGGAGGGCATAGGTAACTTCAAttctgtagttctttttttttttttgtgtgtgtgtgtggtttttttgggtcacacccggcagtgctcaggggttattcctggctccatgctcagaaattgctcctggcaggcacgggggaccatatgggacaccgggattcgaaccgatgacctcctgcatgaaaggcaaacgccttacctccatgctatctctccggccccaattctgtAGTTCTTACTAATAAGGAGTGTGGAATTGCTCCTTTGTTCCCAAGCTTCCTTTTACAAGATTAGCgctatgacatttatttttaagttgtaaAGAAATTAATGCATGTATATCAGGGAGAAGAAGACAGTCTATTTCTCTTATagctcctcctcttcttctaaaCTGCTGATTTGACATCGTCAATATTTTACCTGTAggtagatgaagtcatgacaaaAGAAATCAAACTGCCGGCAGAAATGGAAGGGACAAGGATGGCTGTGACCCGAACACGGACGAGGCCAGTGCCCTTGCACTGTGACATCATCGGGGATGCCTTCTGGAAAGAGCACCCAGAGATTCTGGATGAAGACAGCTGACACTTTACTTTCCAGCCCTGGAGATAGTGTAACATGGCAATTCCTTGCAGGTCTCCTGGGGCCGGGGGAGCCACCTCTACCACCCATGACTGGTTGTGGCAGTGATGCAGCCCTTCGGGAGAGGGGGTGGGAAGGATGGGATGGAGACTGTCTGCCAGTCTTGCAGTGTTAGGACATGATCCCTGCAGAAGTGCGCCTTAAAGGAACTGTGCTATTTTTATAAAGCAAGAACTAACTCATCATGCCTTGCAGATTGAGTCATTTTTAGATCGTGGCATCAaatcttactaaaaaaaaaaaaagggaccggagaggtggcgctagagttaaggtgtctaccttgcaaggaaggaccgtggttcgatcccccagcgtcccatatggtccccccaagccaggggcaatttctgagcacttagccaggagtaacccctgagcatcaaatgggtgtgacccccccccaaaaaaaaaaaaaaacacaaaaaaaagaaacttgggggccagagtaacaTACAGCGGCAAGAGCAGTTGCCTTACCAGCGCTGTtgcaggttcaatcttcagcactccatatgattcctcaagaaccgcctggagtaattcctgagtgcagagccagaagtaatctctgaatatcaccatgtgtggcctctaaaaacacaaaaattaaaataaaaaacaaaacctgccAAGCTCTTGTCCGTTATAATATAAAATGAGCTAGGACTTGTCTTGCTCACTGTTCTTATTTtcgtgtttgggccacaccaggtgatgctcagggcttagacaTGGCTcttcattcctggaaggcttgggaagatgaagaccctatggggtgctgggaatcgaacctgggttggtcacatacaaagtAACttgtcttacccattgtactatcaccccGGTCCCTTTTCCCCCATCTTTAGCTAGACAATCTAGTGACCTTCAAGTTCACCCCTTCTTGTGCTTTGGCAGACCTAGAGGTAAATGTGGGTTGACACCTGCTTATTGCCTCTGCGTGTAGGTACTACATTGAACACTTGGGACTTTGCACCAGTTTCCATGCTGGCATCATGAGCAGAACATGGGTCATTGTTTGGATGCCCATGTATAAACATTTCATTGATAGGTTTTGAGATTTGGCGTCATCCATTattagtagcagcagcagcagcagcactgtCTTTCTTCTGCCAGTGCTATTGTTTCCAGAGTTACATCTTCTAGAGAAGGAAGCAAATTCCATattcaaatgagaaaaaagaaacttgttaGAATTAATGGGTGAGGGAGAGACTTATTTTTACTTCCTGTTCTCTTAATACTCcccctttggttttggtttttggcccacactcagcagagctgTTATTCCtgcttcttcactcagaaattaattcctgggcaggctcagggagaccatatggaatgccagggtttgaactcaggttggccatgtgcaaggcaaacaccccaaatACCCAAGGCTCACTTTGCAGCACATTCTGAAAAAGCTATTCCAGGAACGTTTCTAAAAAATCAGAATGAGGACAATTGAAAAGGAGGTCAGAGGAGTTTCAGGGGCTATTGTCTGTCCATTCCCCCCTCTAGCTCCCGCCCTGGTAATGGGTGTATGGGTTGGATGAATCCTCCCCAGCGGAGCTGAGCAGGAGTTGAAAATGACTGCAGAGAACTCACCACCTCTTCCTCTTTTGTGTTTTGGAGGAAAACAGGATGGTTTGGCCCTTTTAGAATTAAATAGGAGCCAGCCCACTTTATAGACCTGGCCTTGCAGAATTCACAGCCAAGAATATGTATTTTTGAAAAGAAGACAGCTGGTGTCC
This window of the Suncus etruscus isolate mSunEtr1 chromosome 6, mSunEtr1.pri.cur, whole genome shotgun sequence genome carries:
- the THG1L gene encoding probable tRNA(His) guanylyltransferase, with the translated sequence MWAAGHVRLRSISAATSAIWGRCLRQGAAMAKSKFEYVRDFEADDTCLPHCWVVVRLDGRNFHRFAEKHNFAKPNDSRALYLMTKCAQTVMEELEDIVIAYGQSDEYSFVFKRKSNWFKRRASKFMTHVASQFASSYVFYWRDFFEDQPLLYPPGFDGRVVVYPSNQILKDYLSWRQADCHINNLYNTVFWALIQQSGLTPVQAQERLQGTLAADKNEILFSEFNINYNNEPLMYRKGTVLIWQKVDEVMTKEIKLPAEMEGTRMAVTRTRTRPVPLHCDIIGDAFWKEHPEILDEDS